From Hydra vulgaris chromosome 07, alternate assembly HydraT2T_AEP, a single genomic window includes:
- the LOC136082616 gene encoding uncharacterized protein LOC136082616 produces the protein MKAKKSENLSYLSCIYLNATSLNNKFEEVKVLCHLNEPNIIGVTETWFSETSITCVENFCLYRSDRKDGRVGGGVCIYVNSEITSYEVNEKWLLTTDLEQIWTVLVFGNDKYLVGCIYRPNDVVDMELFRNVFRTAREYVDKRGFKDLLIMGDFNFPKIEWSDGAVHAINSSEHSIEHHFSEIINDEFLIQHVAIPTFQLNESTYENTLGLLFTVNEQRLFQVETNAVLGNISKGHLVICFKYALNHHETKTVASNRKYILKKADFAGMNKFFTNTDWVNIFDAVNVQEMYDTLIFYVNEACQKYIPCHSSKNRTLKRIFWIDNELKELMKNKRRMRHLNCCTNWKNKNMVNEYKALCKTVKIETRKARKKYERELVYKSIRNKKILFKYVNDQQNVKSSIKAIKNVEGNVTNTTSEIVDILNENFQNSFTREGDQVLPEFGSRCGGKYLDFDESAINYSDVETRLSKFPLRNHVELIN, from the coding sequence atgaaagcgAAAAAAAGCGAAAATTTATCGTATTTATCCTGTATATATTTGAACGCCACTTCACTAAACAACAAGTTTGAGGAAGTTAAAGTATTGTGTCACCTGAATGAACCAAACATAATCGGAGTAACGGAAACATGGTTTAGTGAAACTTCAATTACGTGTGtggaaaatttttgtttatatcgtAGCGACAGAAAAGATGGCCGCGTGGGCGGAGGAGTTTGTATTTACGTGAATAGCGAAATAACGTCTTATGAAGTAAATGAAAAATGGCTATTGACGACTGACTTAGAACAAATCTGGACTGTACTAGTTTTCGGGAACGACAAATATTTGGTAGGATGCATATACCGACCAAACGATGTGGTAGATATGGAACTGTTCAGAAATGTTTTCAGAACTGCAAGAGAATATGTGGACAAACGGGGttttaaagatcttttaatAATGGGTGACTTTAATTTTCCGAAAATTGAATGGTCAGATGGAGCAGTTCATGCAATAAATTCCAGTGAACACTCGATAGAACATCATTTCTCGGAAATAATAAACGACGAATTTCTAATTCAGCACGTCGCGATACCTACTTTTCAACTAAACGAATCAACGTACGAGAATACATTGGGCTTACTGTTCACAGTAAACGAACAAAGATTATTTCAAGTTGAGACAAATGCGGTATTAGGGAATATAAGCAAAGGACATCTTGtaatttgctttaaatatgCACTCAATCACCATGAGACAAAAACTGTAGCTAGCAATcggaaatatattttaaaaaaagctgacTTCGCAggaatgaacaaattttttacaaatacagaCTGGGTAAACATTTTTGATGCAGTTAATGTCCAGGAGATGTACGACACgctcattttttatgttaacgaagcttgtcaaaaatatataccGTGTCACAGCTCGAAAAACAGGActcttaaaagaattttttggaTTGACAATGAACTAAAAGAACTTATGAAGAACAAAAGACGAATGAGACATTTAAACTGTTGCACAAattggaaaaacaaaaatatggtAAACGAATACAAAGCATTGTGTAAAACAGTTAAAATTGAAACGAGAAAAGCCAGAAAAAAATACGAACGCGAACTGGTCTACAAATCGATTAGAAACAAGAAGATACTATTTAAATATGTGAACGATCAACAAAATGTAAAGAGCTCAATTAAAGCGATAAAAAACGTCGAAGGAAATGTTACAAATACGACTAGTGAGATTGTTGACATTTTAAacgaaaattttcaaaactctttcACTAGAGAGGGCGACCAAGTATTACCAGAATTCGGATCGAGATGTGGGGGtaaatatttagattttgaCGAGAGTGCAATTAATTACAGTGACGTAGAAACAAGATTAAGCAAATTTCCATTGAGAAATCATGTGGAGTTGATCAATTGA